One genomic region from Electrophorus electricus isolate fEleEle1 chromosome 25, fEleEle1.pri, whole genome shotgun sequence encodes:
- the hecw2a gene encoding E3 ubiquitin-protein ligase HECW2 — PPPFVGFVPPTAATIRPSLATAVLPSRPRSHQAPSGVAPLGRDHLATRETQQATRRRSPQLRHTLSPENLRSLAERGPTDSAGATSQGLPRANSDTDLVNSQGRSSLTASTLEFTLGRGQNLIISWDIKEEVDATDWIGLYHIDEKCPSNVWDCKNRGVNGTQCGQIVWRLEPGPYFLDAETRICFKYYHGVSGALRATTPCIIVKNPRVSADSQGEGQQTSDSSRKLVSFTLSDIRAVGLKKGMFFNPDPYLKMRILPGKRNIFPTFSHHGQERRSAIMTNTTNPVWHGERHTFVALVTDVLIIEIKDKFAKSRPIIKRFLGQLNIPVQRLLERPSSGNQLLNFSLCRRLPTDNVSGQLQFKVDITSTNQDDVSPESILGVAALNAAPGTPSDDEDLPHPLLVTSAGPSPTGSQGSRRNGEGGSIHSPDTETCGATFDDEAPPSPDLLPGSFSEQLDSIEAPKGPGERPLGAASTQLRSSFPTHTRLSAMLHIDSDEDEERSTGTDLTPSTLITASRGLLGPSKPPEEPEEPKQQGKEEELRDDARLESEVETLTLGTELVPQPEMIPSSVAPEVETASLLERPEGEEDLGPSEELATEVDISSMASDTCPVPVSASQETEEGAETAIDPGGGELSDEPPPTCEVADTGGEPPPAHDFELDTPPPDLLANEEEEEEMEEETMSRRWSLEATAGVSQEEEEEEELMYSGEGGSVDSETFATETDTETGVPQLNGHQQVRSLPSVRQDIHRYQRVDEPLPPNWEARIDSHGRIFFVDHVNRTTTWQRPTGPPAPQGLTPSSSIQQMEQLNRRYQSIRRTMTNERSEEPTSDPPEDSELLSLSISDYRRDGSVANTSNRSRLALLLQSPGAKFLSSPEFFTVLHSNTSAYRLFTTNTCLKHMISKVRRDAQHFERYQHNRDLVTFLNLFANKQLELPRGWEMKHDHAGKPFFVDHNCRATTFIDPRLPLQSSRSSGHLAHRLHLNRQRSHSAGEVAEDSHSPSPQTQPRPSSTFSGSSRGQYQDLVPMAYNEKIVAFLRQPNILEILQERQPELVRNHSLKEKVQFIRNEGASGLARLSSDADLVMLLSLFEEEVMSYVPPHALSHSGYSHASPQSSPGTPRANARAPAPYKRDFEAKLRNFYRKLETKGYGQGPGKVKLIIRRDHLLEDAFNQIMCYSRKDLQRSKLYVSFVGEEGLDYSGPSREFFFLVSQELFNPYYGLFEYSANDTYTVQISPMSAFVDNHHEWFRFSGRILGLALIHQYLLDAFFTRPFYKGLLRIPCDLSDLEFLDEEFHQSLQWMKDHDIEDMLDLTFTVNEEVFGQITERELKPGGASVPVSEKNKKEYIERMVKWRIERGVAQQTESLVRGFYEVVDVRLVSVFDARELELVIAGTAEIDLADWRNNTEYRGGYHDNHIVIRWFWAAVERFNNEQRLRLLQFVTGTSSIPYEGFASLRGSNGPRRFCVEKWGKATSLPRAHTCFNRLDLPPYHSFSMLYEKMLTAVEETSTFGLE; from the exons ATGAGAAGTGTCCATCAAATGTTTGGGACTGCAAGAACCGTGGCGTAAACGGAACCCAGTGTGGTCAGATAGTGTGGAGACTGGAGCCAGGGCCTTACTTCCTGGACG CGGAAACCAGGATTTGTTTCAAATACTACCATGGAGTGAGTGGAGCTCTGAGAGCCACAACACCGTGTATCATAGTCAAGAACCCAAGAGTTTCG GCTGACAGCCAAGGTGAAGGCCAGCAGACTTCAGATAGCAGCCGGAAACTGGTCAGCTTCACCCTGTCTG ATATCCGAGCTGTGGGGTTGAAGAAGGGGATGTTCTTTAACCCCGACCCCTATCTGAAGATGAGGATCCTTCCAGGCAAGAGGAACATCTTCCCTACCTTCTCCCACCATGGCCAAGAGAGACGATCTGCCATTATGACCAATACTACTAACCCTGTGTGGCACGGAGAg AGACACACTTTTGTGGCACTAGTAACAGATGTCCTAATAATTGAGATCAAGGACAAGTTTGCCAAAAGTCGACCCATCATCAAACGCTTCCTAGGTCAGCTGAACATCCCTGTCCAGAGGCTGCTGGAGAGACCTTCATCAGG AAATCAGCTTCTGAACTTCTCTCTCTGCCGCCGGTTGCCCACTGATAATGTCAGTGGTCAGCTGCAGTTTAAAGTGGATATCACCTCTACAAACCAGGACG ACGTCTCCCCTGAGTCAATTCTTGGTGTGGCGGCCCTGAATGCCGCCCCTGGTACCCCTTCAGACGATGAGGATCTGCCCCATCCTCTCCTGGTCACGTCTGCAGGACCCTCTCCCACAGGCTCCCAGGGTTCCCGCAGGAATGGGGAGGGAGGTAGCATCCATTCACCCGATACTGAGACCTGCGGTGCCACTTTCGATGACGAGGCCCCACCGTCTCCTGACTTACTGCCGGGGTCGTTCAGCGAGCAGCTTGACAGCATCGAGGCCCCAAAAGGGCCTGGAGAGAGGCCATTGGGTGCTGCCTCCACCCAGCTACGCTCCAGCTTCCCCACGCACACTCGCCTCAGCGCTATGCTCCACATCGACTCGgacgaggatgaggagaggTCCACTGGCACTGATCTCACCCCATCTACTCTAATCACAGCCTCCAGAGGTCTTCTGGGCCCCTCCAAACCACCTGAAGAACCAGAGGAACCCAAGCAGCaagggaaagaggaagaacTGCGAGACGACGCAAGGCTGGAGTCAGAAGTGGAGACTCTGACTTTAGGGACTGAGCTGGTTCCACAACCTGAGATGATCCCCAGTTCTGTGGCTCCAGAAGTGGAGACCGCCAGTCTGTTGGAGAGGCCGGAGGGAGAGGAGGACCTGGGGCCCAGTGAGGAGCTCGCAACAGAGGTAGATATCTCTTCCATGGCATCTGACACTTGCCCAGTACCAGTGTCTGCCTCTCAG gaaacagaagagGGGGCTGAGACGGCTATAGATCCAGGGGGAGGGGAGCTCTCGGATGAACCTCCTCCAACCTGTGAAGTTGCTGACACTGGAGGTGAACCACCTCCAGCCCATGATTTCGAACTGGACACACCTCCTCCTGATCTATTAGccaatgaggaggaggaagaggagatggaggaggaaaCTATGTCCAGGAGGTGGAGCCTGGAGGCAACTGCGGGTGTgtcacaggaggaggaggaggaggaggagttaaTGTATTCCGGAGAGGGTGGGTCTGTGGATTCGGAGACTTTTgctacagagacagacacagaaacag GTGTGCCACAGCTAAATGGACATCAGCAAGTTCGATCGCTGCCCTCTGTAAGGCAAGATATCCACAGATACCAGCGTGTGGACGAGCCCTTGCCtccca ACTGGGAGGCTCGTATTGATAGTCATGGCCGTATTTTCTTTGTGGACCACGTGAACCGGACCACCACCTGGCAGAGACCCACTGGCCCTCCCGCTCCTCAGGGTTTGACCCCATCCAGCTCCATCCAGCAGATGGAGCAGCTGAACCGCAG GTACCAGAGTATCCGCAGAACAATGACCAATGAGAGGTCAGAGGAACCAACTTCAGATCCTCCCGAGGACTCAGAGCTCCTGTCCCTGTCCATCTCTG actaCCGTAGGGATGGCTCAGTAGCCAACACTAGCAATCGTTCACGTCTGGCCCTGCTGCTACAGTCTCCTGGTGCCAAATTCCTCTCTAGTCCTGAGTTCTTCACTGTGCTGCACTCTAACACT AGTGCCTACCGCCTGTTTACCACTAACACGTGTCTGAAGCACATGATTAGCAAGGTCCGACGGGACGCGCAGCACTTCGAGCGCTACCAGCACAACCGAGACCTTGTCACCTTCCTCAACCTGTTTGCCAACAAACAGCTCGAGTTACCACGTGGCTGGGAGATGAAGCATGATCATGCtggcaag CCATTCTTTGTGGATCATAACTGCCGCGCCACCACGTTCATAGACCCACGCCTACCCCTACAGAGCTCCCGCTCCAGTGGCCACCTGGCACACCGCCTGCACCTGAACCGCCAGAGAAGCCACAGTGCAGGAGAG GTAGCAGAAGACTCCCACTCTCCGAGTCCCCAGACACAGCCAAGACCCTCAAGCACTTTCAGTGGTTCCAGTCGTGGCCAGTACCAAGACCTGGTACCTATGG CTTATAATGAGAAGATTGTAGCATTCCTGCGACAGCCAAACATCTTAGAGATTCTACAGGAGAGGCAACCAGAGCTCGTGAGAAACCATTCCCTCAA GGAGAAAGTACAATTTATTCGCAATGAAGGGGCGTCCGGATTAGCTCGGCTCTCTAGTGATGCAGACCTGGTCATGCTGCTCAG TCTGTTTGaagaggaagtgatgtcataTGTGCCTCCCCATGCCTTATCGCACTCGGGGTACTCTCATGCCTCCCCGCAGAGCTCCCCTG gtactccTAGAGCAAATGCTCGTGCTCCGGCCCCATATAAACGTGACTTTGAGGCCAAACTAAGAAACTTCTACCGGAAGTTGGAGACGAAGGGTTATGGACAGGGTCCAGGAAAAGTGAA ATTGATCATTCGCAGAGATCACCTGCTAGAGGATGCCTTCAACCAGATCATGTGCTACTCCCGAAAGGACCTGCAGAGGAGCAAACTCTATGTCAGCTTTGTGGGAGAAGAGGG GTTGGACTACAGTGGCCCATCAAGGGAGTTCTTCTTTCTGGTGTCCCAGGAGCTATTTAACCCATATTATGGACTCTTTGAATACTCAGCCAATGATACTTACACTGTGCAGATCAGCCCAATGTCAGCGTTTGTCGACAACCACCATGAATG GTTCCGGTTCAGTGGACGGATCCTGGGCCTTGCTCTGATTCACCAGTACCTTCTGGATGCCTTTTTCACTCGGCCATTCTACAAAGGCCTGCTACGCAT CCCGTGTGATCTGAGTGACTTGGAGTTCTTGGATGAAGAGTTTCACCAGAGTCTTCAGTGGATGAAGGACCATGACATTGAGGACATGCTGGATCTCACCTTTACTGTCAACGAGGAGGTGTTTGGTCAG ATTACAGAGCGGGAATTGAAGCCTGGTGGAGCCAGTGTCCCTGTGTCTGAGAAAAACAAGAAGGAGTACATAGAGCGTATGGTGAAGTGGCGGATTGAGAGAGGGGTGGCACAGCAGACCGAGAGTCTGGTCCGAGGATTCTACGAG GTTGTAGATGTTCgtctggtctctgtgtttgatGCTCGAGAATTGGAGCTTGTCATTGCTGGAACTGCAGAAATCGACCTTGCAGACTGGAGAAACAACACTGAGTATCGAGGAG GTTACCACGACAATCATATTGTTATCCGATGGTTTTGGGCAGCTGTGGAGCGCTTCAACAATGAACAGCGATTAAGGCTccttcag TTTGTTACGGGTACCTCAAGCATTCCATACGAAGGCTTTGCATCTTTGCGGGGCAGCAACGGCCCACGGCGGTTCTGTGTTGAGAAATGGGGAAAAGCCACTTCCCTTCCAAG gGCTCACACCTGTTTTAATCGTTTGGATCTCCCTCCGTACCACTCCTTTTCCATGCTATATGAAAAGATGCTTACTGCTGTGGAGGAGACCAGTACCTTTGGCCTGGAATGA